The following are from one region of the candidate division WOR-3 bacterium genome:
- the lpxK gene encoding tetraacyldisaccharide 4'-kinase, with the protein MNPILFIIFSRNFILKKFRKKFPFPSIGVGGISLGGSGKTPLVIEIIKFLKEKNLKVSLLSRGYKRKEKKMKIFFEDSNPKVHEIGDEPFLIFKKLKIPIGVYEDRKKTAEEIIKKKNIDFFVLDDALQIKKYFFDLNIFILDEKEILKKDMFFPEGTSRDLKREIFDGDIIIINRKLKDLERYKIYFLDKRKKTYFFANYKFKGFKNYLGEKVFPSKRDFVLLVTGIANPFSLKKFVEKNFILREHLKFFDHHFYDEKDMEKILKLKDKLKCDYVITTEKDLIRMDVKEDFFIYPEIEMNIEKSFYDYLSCFIKKINTS; encoded by the coding sequence GTGAACCCAATTCTTTTTATAATTTTTTCAAGAAATTTTATTTTAAAAAAATTCAGAAAAAAATTCCCTTTTCCCTCAATTGGTGTAGGTGGAATCTCTCTCGGCGGAAGCGGAAAAACACCACTTGTTATTGAAATAATTAAATTTTTAAAAGAAAAAAACCTTAAAGTATCTCTACTTTCAAGAGGTTATAAAAGAAAGGAAAAGAAAATGAAAATTTTTTTTGAAGATTCCAATCCTAAAGTTCACGAAATAGGTGATGAACCCTTTCTTATTTTCAAAAAATTAAAAATACCAATCGGAGTCTATGAAGATAGAAAAAAAACTGCTGAGGAAATAATAAAGAAAAAAAATATTGACTTTTTTGTCCTTGACGATGCACTTCAGATAAAAAAATACTTTTTTGACCTTAACATTTTTATCCTTGATGAAAAAGAAATTCTAAAAAAGGATATGTTTTTTCCAGAGGGAACTTCAAGAGATTTAAAAAGAGAAATTTTTGATGGTGATATAATTATCATAAACAGAAAATTAAAAGATTTAGAAAGATACAAAATTTATTTTCTTGATAAAAGAAAAAAAACTTATTTTTTTGCAAACTATAAATTTAAAGGATTTAAAAATTATCTTGGAGAAAAAGTCTTTCCTTCAAAAAGGGATTTTGTTTTGCTTGTAACAGGTATTGCGAATCCCTTTTCTTTAAAAAAATTTGTTGAAAAAAATTTTATTTTAAGAGAACACCTTAAATTTTTTGACCATCACTTTTATGATGAAAAAGATATGGAAAAAATCCTAAAACTTAAAGATAAATTAAAATGTGATTATGTTATAACAACTGAAAAGGACTTAATAAGAATGGATGTAAAAGAAGATTTTTTTATATACCCTGAAATAGAAATGAATATAGAAAAATCCTTTTATGACTATTTATCTTGTTTTATAAAGAAGATAAATACCAGTTAA
- a CDS encoding universal stress protein, with amino-acid sequence MEIKNILWLTDFNPLSNYAFEWAKFFSISCKAKLYAVHVIPEKKISILEEKEEILNMFNLMEKEEKEKAERDFESKKKEIDKKIKFETHLLKGEIVEEIIKFINEKDIDLLIMGASNKREKLRIGTTAYRILTNARIPVLVVKEKIGVKVNKILVPIDFSKLSFKALDYAIFLAEIFGSEIHLLHVIEILESIGLKEVEEKLIEETKEILHRESEKFKGKYRIFVNAIKRDSAEIGIIEFAEEKGIDLICMATRGRKGISHFFLGSTLDKVLKLTDIPILAFNPV; translated from the coding sequence TTGTAAGGCTAAACTTTATGCAGTTCATGTAATTCCTGAAAAGAAAATTTCAATTCTTGAGGAAAAAGAAGAGATTCTAAATATGTTTAATTTAATGGAAAAGGAAGAAAAGGAAAAGGCTGAAAGGGATTTTGAAAGTAAGAAAAAGGAAATAGATAAAAAAATTAAATTTGAAACTCATCTTTTGAAAGGTGAAATAGTGGAGGAGATAATAAAGTTTATAAATGAAAAGGATATTGACCTTTTAATAATGGGGGCTTCTAATAAAAGGGAAAAGCTTAGGATAGGAACAACTGCTTACAGGATTTTGACCAATGCAAGGATTCCTGTTTTAGTGGTAAAGGAAAAGATAGGTGTTAAAGTTAATAAGATACTTGTTCCCATTGATTTTTCAAAACTTTCCTTTAAGGCTCTTGATTATGCAATTTTTCTTGCAGAAATTTTTGGGTCTGAAATTCATCTCCTTCATGTTATTGAGATTCTTGAATCAATTGGATTAAAAGAGGTTGAGGAAAAATTAATAGAGGAAACAAAGGAAATATTACATAGGGAAAGTGAAAAGTTTAAGGGTAAATATAGAATTTTTGTAAATGCAATAAAGAGGGATTCTGCAGAAATAGGTATAATAGAATTTGCAGAGGAAAAAGGAATAGATCTTATTTGTATGGCAACAAGGGGAAGAAAAGGTATTTCACATTTTTTCCTTGGTTCAACTCTTGATAAGGTTTTAAAACTTACAGATATTCCAATTTTAGCTTTTAATCCTGTATAA
- a CDS encoding iron-sulfur cluster assembly protein: MPTKEEILERMKNVYDPEIPVNVVDLGLVYNIDIKETGEINILMTLTAPGCPIYPYIAEQVKREVSQIEGVKEVNVEFTFDPPWSPEKMTEEGKEALRSMGFNI, from the coding sequence ATGCCAACAAAAGAAGAAATTTTAGAGAGAATGAAAAATGTTTATGACCCGGAGATTCCTGTTAATGTTGTTGATCTTGGACTTGTTTATAATATAGATATTAAAGAAACTGGTGAGATTAATATTTTAATGACTTTAACAGCACCAGGTTGTCCAATTTATCCCTATATAGCAGAACAGGTAAAAAGAGAAGTAAGTCAGATTGAAGGCGTTAAAGAAGTAAATGTGGAATTTACCTTTGACCCTCCTTGGTCACCTGAAAAAATGACAGAGGAAGGAAAAGAAGCTTTAAGATCAATGGGATTCAATATTTAG
- a CDS encoding LptF/LptG family permease, giving the protein MNITFSKVDREILLSLIPPFIYSIALLLMIMLLDKIFDLSDLIFKKKIPPSMVLNILFLSLPYMLALIIPMSVLVSVLYVFGNMNQERELMCLSTSGISLLRIIRFPLIFSIFIFFFLIYFNGFFVPEVNHILKKKVYYMYRYKPSLAIKEKVFNDIGGMSIYVEEKDEKRNVLKNLKIFQKDKDYSQIIDAKEGIIKKGKEGGYLLVLKDGTIHEKKRNEVNIRKLEFKEHRIYIPEKKERESEIFSKSDRELTLKELLNLIRDNKKKFSKNKEENKFIFLQIQRYWVEVHKKFSIPFAAVAFVIVGIPLAKIFGKSGWGSAFGISIVIFTIHYILLVGGEELADRGIISSFIAMWTGDILTLLTGIYLLYKTR; this is encoded by the coding sequence TTGAATATAACTTTCTCAAAAGTTGATAGAGAAATTCTTCTTTCACTTATTCCACCCTTTATTTATTCAATAGCTCTTCTTCTTATGATTATGCTCCTTGATAAAATTTTTGATCTTTCTGATTTAATTTTTAAAAAGAAAATTCCTCCTTCTATGGTTTTAAATATACTCTTTCTTTCTCTTCCCTATATGCTTGCACTTATTATTCCAATGAGTGTTCTTGTTTCTGTTTTATATGTATTCGGAAATATGAACCAGGAAAGGGAGCTTATGTGCCTTTCTACAAGTGGAATCTCTCTTTTAAGGATTATAAGGTTTCCTTTAATTTTTTCAATATTTATTTTTTTCTTTTTAATATACTTCAATGGTTTTTTTGTTCCTGAAGTTAACCATATTTTAAAAAAGAAAGTTTATTATATGTATAGATATAAACCCTCCCTTGCTATTAAAGAGAAAGTTTTTAATGATATAGGCGGGATGAGCATTTATGTTGAAGAAAAGGATGAAAAAAGAAATGTTCTCAAAAATTTAAAGATATTTCAGAAAGATAAGGATTACTCACAAATAATTGATGCAAAAGAAGGTATAATTAAAAAAGGTAAGGAGGGGGGTTACCTTTTAGTTTTAAAAGATGGAACAATTCATGAAAAAAAGAGAAATGAAGTAAATATAAGAAAGCTTGAATTTAAAGAGCATAGAATTTATATTCCTGAAAAAAAGGAAAGGGAATCAGAAATTTTTTCAAAAAGTGATAGGGAATTAACTTTAAAGGAACTTTTAAATTTAATAAGAGATAATAAAAAAAAATTTAGTAAAAACAAAGAGGAAAATAAATTTATTTTTTTACAGATTCAGAGATACTGGGTTGAAGTTCATAAAAAATTTTCCATACCTTTTGCAGCAGTTGCTTTTGTAATTGTTGGAATTCCTCTTGCTAAAATTTTTGGAAAATCAGGATGGGGTTCAGCTTTTGGAATATCAATAGTTATCTTTACAATTCATTACATTTTACTTGTTGGGGGTGAAGAACTGGCAGATAGGGGAATAATATCTTCCTTTATTGCAATGTGGACAGGTGATATCTTAACCCTTTTAACTGGTATTTATCTTCTTTATAAAACAAGATAA